A single region of the Leptospira fainei serovar Hurstbridge str. BUT 6 genome encodes:
- a CDS encoding YqaA family protein — MSLDFLQIGTELLAQFGGSGLMLISFAAATLLPFSSEAALAVAILSGMSPEKAVFWASIGNCAACCFNYGIGYWFRNGVEMKIAKSKTYSHWAAVMKRRGIPVLFLSFLPIIGDPITVLSGFLHQRLVIFIPLVFSLRILRYIVLAYGLLSPG, encoded by the coding sequence ATGAGCCTAGATTTTTTGCAAATAGGTACCGAGTTACTTGCCCAATTCGGCGGGTCCGGGCTGATGCTGATTTCTTTCGCAGCTGCTACGCTTTTACCGTTCAGCTCCGAGGCGGCTTTGGCGGTAGCTATCCTCTCAGGGATGTCTCCGGAAAAGGCCGTTTTTTGGGCCTCCATTGGAAACTGTGCCGCGTGTTGCTTCAACTATGGGATAGGGTATTGGTTTCGAAACGGCGTTGAGATGAAGATAGCGAAATCCAAGACGTATTCTCATTGGGCGGCAGTAATGAAAAGAAGAGGAATTCCCGTTTTATTTCTTTCTTTCTTGCCGATCATCGGCGATCCAATTACGGTTTTAAGCGGTTTCCTTCATCAGAGGCTTGTCATTTTTATTCCTTTAGTATTCTCTCTTAGAATTTTAAGATATAT
- the pyrF gene encoding orotidine-5'-phosphate decarboxylase: MDFHSKFIRRREELGSLLCVGIDPDIAKLPPSLEGNYEKLFLFSREIVDATADFAVAYKPNIAFYEAFGSQGIAQFEKLIRHIKIHYPGIPIVADAKRGDLDNTARQYAKFFFKELGVDSLTLSPYMGADTVQPFLEDSSKLVFLLCLTSNPDSAQLQKKTFSETGRTLYQEVAALSETFSARNVGLVVGATHPSELGELRTLHPDRMFLIPGYGAQGASLEEVIAVCGENSLINSSRSIIFASSGSDFAEAARKSAESITVQMKKLLSF; encoded by the coding sequence TTGGATTTTCATTCTAAATTCATTCGGCGGAGAGAGGAGCTAGGCTCTCTCCTTTGCGTAGGGATCGATCCCGATATCGCGAAACTTCCTCCCTCTCTAGAAGGAAATTATGAAAAACTGTTTTTGTTCTCGAGAGAGATCGTGGATGCAACGGCGGATTTTGCCGTCGCTTATAAGCCTAATATCGCTTTTTACGAAGCTTTCGGTTCTCAAGGAATCGCTCAGTTCGAAAAACTGATCCGTCATATTAAAATCCATTATCCGGGAATTCCGATCGTAGCGGACGCTAAGCGCGGAGATTTGGATAATACCGCCAGGCAATACGCGAAATTCTTTTTCAAAGAGTTAGGAGTGGATTCCTTAACTTTGTCCCCTTATATGGGAGCCGATACCGTTCAACCGTTTCTTGAAGATTCCTCCAAGTTGGTTTTTCTCCTGTGTTTGACGTCCAATCCTGACTCGGCACAGCTACAGAAAAAAACCTTTTCGGAAACGGGAAGAACCTTGTATCAAGAAGTTGCAGCGTTAAGCGAAACATTTTCCGCACGAAACGTGGGTTTGGTCGTGGGTGCGACTCATCCAAGCGAATTGGGAGAGCTCAGGACCTTGCACCCGGATCGCATGTTTCTCATCCCCGGGTACGGAGCTCAAGGAGCTTCTCTTGAGGAAGTGATCGCTGTCTGTGGGGAAAATTCGCTTATTAATTCCTCTAGAAGTATTATTTTCGCGTCTTCCGGGTCTGATTTTGCGGAAGCCGCTCGGAAGTCGGCCGAATCGATCACCGTTCAGATGAAGAAACTTCTTTCCTTTTAA
- a CDS encoding lysophospholipid acyltransferase family protein, which yields MNSTSQMSIPTDQVEPVRTTKTYSWMIDLVYKARGFAFDSFEEHFPNGRSDGKLDAPYPSVLMANHVSEADVPALAAVYRHVFPKIKFAIPAREDMLGKGFLVNELRPKGILKFILGLIDKSMIIPKFMDYIGCVPIKRPFRDNTRELLKKGELRDMVEQEWSYLSEKIAQGRTLFLFPEGTFNHDGYMNQIKKGVYFLRSKFKGLHFNSFTFTYDYFSSKKAELHIGYGQPFPIPEEASADEVAGIVKERLGNGYTVTAGNLASYILLKCEGKARESKTKLFSALKTLAETIRSKHPEIYISQKFSGENLASAFDSFLGKVKEKGYLKLDGEDIVFDEKLFQAPKDTHNLRKKNLVLYHKNQLTSHLPKLEAAWSSLQTA from the coding sequence ATGAACTCTACGTCCCAAATGAGCATACCGACCGATCAAGTTGAACCTGTTCGGACAACGAAAACGTACAGCTGGATGATCGATCTCGTTTATAAAGCACGAGGCTTTGCGTTTGATTCTTTTGAAGAGCATTTCCCGAACGGAAGGTCGGACGGAAAATTAGATGCGCCCTATCCTTCCGTCCTTATGGCAAATCACGTTTCGGAAGCCGATGTCCCTGCGCTGGCGGCGGTCTATCGGCACGTATTTCCGAAGATTAAATTCGCAATTCCTGCTCGTGAAGATATGCTTGGGAAGGGATTCTTAGTGAACGAACTCAGACCTAAAGGGATCTTGAAATTTATCTTAGGCTTGATCGACAAGTCTATGATCATTCCAAAATTCATGGATTATATAGGCTGTGTTCCTATAAAGAGACCGTTTCGGGATAATACAAGGGAACTTCTGAAAAAAGGGGAACTCCGGGATATGGTAGAGCAGGAATGGAGCTACCTCTCCGAAAAAATCGCCCAAGGAAGAACCTTGTTCCTATTCCCCGAAGGTACATTTAACCACGACGGTTATATGAATCAAATCAAGAAAGGGGTTTATTTCCTTCGCTCCAAGTTCAAAGGATTACATTTTAATTCGTTCACGTTCACTTACGATTATTTCTCTTCAAAAAAGGCCGAACTTCATATCGGTTACGGACAACCCTTCCCGATTCCAGAAGAAGCCAGCGCGGATGAAGTGGCGGGCATCGTAAAGGAAAGATTAGGAAACGGTTATACGGTTACGGCCGGGAATTTAGCCTCCTACATTCTTCTAAAATGCGAAGGAAAAGCGAGAGAAAGTAAAACCAAATTATTCAGCGCGCTAAAGACTCTCGCGGAAACGATCCGTTCCAAGCATCCCGAAATTTATATTTCGCAAAAATTTTCAGGCGAGAATTTAGCGAGCGCTTTCGATTCCTTCTTAGGAAAGGTCAAAGAGAAAGGGTATTTAAAACTGGACGGCGAAGATATCGTTTTCGATGAAAAATTATTTCAAGCGCCGAAAGATACGCATAATTTAAGAAAGAAAAATTTAGTCCTATATCATAAAAACCAGCTAACTTCTCATTTACCAAAATTGGAAGCGGCTTGGTCCAGTTTGCAAACCGCATAA
- a CDS encoding DUF2505 family protein — translation MKQYKVVQTFPVPLQDLLKAREDRYKYLEQFPELKNVELLEERKEGNQVFQKRKVKLADSLPKVLAALLSDPSLLENSVFDLSTNTHEFTIAPPGNDSIVTIKGVSVYRELSPNESERSYDVQVSSGVFLMGTVIETVIEEIHRHSLDKDKNSISEFLKKYQVE, via the coding sequence ATGAAGCAATATAAAGTCGTGCAAACCTTCCCCGTTCCCCTCCAGGATCTTCTCAAAGCAAGGGAAGATCGTTACAAATACCTGGAACAGTTTCCGGAATTAAAAAATGTAGAGCTTTTGGAGGAAAGAAAAGAGGGAAATCAGGTATTTCAAAAGAGAAAAGTAAAATTGGCGGATTCTCTTCCTAAAGTTCTGGCTGCACTGCTTTCCGATCCTTCGCTTTTGGAAAATTCCGTCTTCGACCTCAGCACAAACACGCACGAGTTTACGATAGCTCCCCCCGGGAATGATTCGATTGTAACAATCAAGGGAGTTTCCGTTTATCGGGAATTGAGCCCGAATGAATCGGAGCGGAGTTACGACGTGCAAGTCTCTTCAGGAGTTTTCTTGATGGGAACCGTAATCGAAACGGTTATCGAGGAGATTCACAGGCATTCATTGGATAAGGATAAGAATTCAATCTCCGAATTTTTAAAAAAATACCAGGTCGAGTAA
- the speE gene encoding polyamine aminopropyltransferase, with protein sequence MELWLDEALELTNGRALKIKIKEFVHSRKTPFQKIDVFESQSFGRMFTLDGVVMMTEADEFAYHEMIVHVPMLSHPNPEKVLVIGGGDGGTVREVLKHPSVKEVHLCEIDKGVVDVCYEYFPAIANAMKDPRVKHAYEDGAKYVQDYKEYFDVICVDSSDPVGPAEVLFKRPFYETMAASLRQGGICTTQGESFYYHGKVIKELFQFIPQVFDHCGYYFTVVPTYPSGIIGFTYCSKGPDPYKVDPDPKRVPKGLKYYSAEMHKASFMLPPFAQEYIVRK encoded by the coding sequence TTGGAACTCTGGCTGGACGAAGCGCTCGAACTAACGAACGGGCGCGCTCTCAAGATTAAAATAAAGGAATTCGTACATAGCCGTAAGACTCCTTTCCAGAAGATAGACGTATTCGAATCCCAAAGCTTTGGTCGCATGTTCACTCTTGACGGAGTGGTGATGATGACCGAGGCGGATGAATTCGCTTATCATGAGATGATCGTCCACGTTCCAATGTTGAGTCATCCCAATCCCGAGAAAGTCTTGGTGATCGGGGGAGGCGACGGTGGAACAGTGCGAGAAGTTCTAAAGCATCCGTCCGTAAAGGAAGTTCATCTTTGCGAAATCGATAAAGGGGTTGTAGACGTTTGTTACGAATACTTCCCTGCAATCGCTAACGCGATGAAGGATCCAAGGGTGAAGCACGCATATGAAGACGGAGCTAAGTATGTCCAAGATTATAAGGAATACTTCGACGTAATTTGCGTGGATTCTTCCGACCCGGTGGGTCCTGCGGAAGTTCTCTTTAAACGACCTTTTTATGAAACGATGGCGGCTTCCCTAAGGCAAGGTGGTATTTGTACCACTCAGGGAGAAAGTTTTTACTATCATGGTAAGGTCATCAAGGAACTCTTCCAATTCATTCCTCAAGTCTTCGATCATTGCGGTTATTATTTCACCGTAGTGCCGACATACCCGTCCGGGATTATCGGATTCACATATTGCTCCAAAGGACCGGATCCGTATAAGGTTGATCCGGACCCTAAGCGCGTTCCTAAAGGGTTGAAGTATTATTCTGCAGAAATGCATAAAGCGTCATTTATGCTTCCACCATTCGCTCAGGAATATATCGTACGTAAGTAG
- the speD gene encoding adenosylmethionine decarboxylase, with product MNALGKHVIAEFYECDYETINNHELVEDIMLKAADLSGATTVKSVFHRFSPFGVSGVVVVSESHFAIHTWPEYGYCAIDVFTCGDIIDNQTALEYLKERFCAKSISVVEMKRGLLQLGVDLPHKPVGK from the coding sequence ATGAACGCATTGGGTAAGCACGTAATTGCAGAATTTTATGAGTGTGATTACGAGACCATCAACAATCACGAATTGGTAGAAGATATCATGTTGAAGGCCGCCGACCTTTCCGGCGCCACTACGGTTAAATCTGTGTTTCATAGGTTTAGTCCCTTTGGCGTAAGCGGTGTGGTCGTCGTAAGCGAATCCCACTTCGCGATCCATACCTGGCCCGAATACGGTTACTGCGCAATCGACGTCTTCACATGTGGAGACATTATTGATAACCAGACCGCTCTGGAATATCTCAAGGAACGCTTCTGTGCCAAAAGCATCTCTGTAGTGGAGATGAAGCGTGGTTTGTTGCAATTAGGCGTCGACCTACCTCACAAGCCAGTTGGGAAATAA
- the alr gene encoding alanine racemase yields MKDRTWIELSQEAVTLNLRSFRSLLSPKTLLSAVIKSNAYGHGFLQMAELSLNGGADLLAVNSLEEANYLRSKFPNVRILIMGATPAIQERVKEISDSNFWVIVSRTEDAKILASCRPRPQIHLKVDTGMGRLGSFGKELESILSDFKREILPLEGISTHFASTEDVIEQKYSKLQIQKFAEAIQTLETFGYTNVIRHACASASTMLFPEAHYDLVRIGISLYGLWPSLQTRLSLHLNGRNEFRLNPVLRWKARIVHLQDLPSDSFVGYGSTYQTSTPTKVAVVPVGYYEGLDRKLSNNGVMLVRGKRAKILGRICMNMTMLDVTHIHNVEIGDTVTIIGKDGQEEVTADDHANWTNTINYETTTRISESVPKYIVE; encoded by the coding sequence TTGAAAGACAGAACCTGGATCGAACTTTCACAAGAGGCAGTGACGCTGAACCTCAGAAGCTTTCGTTCCCTTCTCAGTCCCAAGACCCTTTTAAGCGCAGTGATCAAGTCCAACGCATACGGTCATGGCTTTCTGCAAATGGCGGAATTATCTTTAAACGGCGGAGCGGATCTGCTTGCGGTCAATTCTCTCGAGGAAGCTAATTATCTTCGAAGCAAATTCCCGAACGTTCGGATTCTCATTATGGGAGCTACACCGGCTATCCAGGAACGAGTTAAGGAAATTTCGGATTCTAATTTCTGGGTTATCGTTTCAAGAACGGAAGATGCCAAGATTCTTGCCAGCTGCCGACCGCGACCGCAAATTCATTTGAAGGTGGATACCGGAATGGGACGACTCGGCTCTTTCGGAAAGGAATTAGAGTCAATCTTATCCGATTTTAAACGGGAAATTTTACCTTTGGAAGGAATTTCGACTCATTTTGCCAGCACAGAAGACGTCATCGAACAAAAATACTCTAAGCTGCAGATACAAAAATTTGCGGAAGCGATTCAGACGCTGGAAACATTCGGATATACAAACGTTATCCGACATGCATGCGCGTCGGCTTCCACCATGCTCTTTCCCGAAGCTCACTACGATTTAGTCCGAATCGGAATATCTCTCTACGGGCTTTGGCCCAGTCTTCAAACGAGACTTTCTCTTCATTTAAACGGAAGAAACGAATTTCGCCTAAACCCCGTTCTTCGCTGGAAAGCAAGAATTGTGCACTTGCAAGATCTGCCGTCGGATAGTTTCGTAGGCTACGGATCAACCTACCAAACCAGCACTCCTACGAAAGTCGCAGTCGTTCCGGTCGGATATTACGAAGGGTTGGATCGAAAACTTTCCAATAACGGAGTTATGCTAGTACGAGGCAAACGTGCAAAAATTCTAGGACGAATTTGCATGAATATGACCATGCTCGATGTGACCCATATCCATAACGTTGAAATCGGAGACACGGTCACGATCATCGGAAAGGACGGCCAGGAAGAGGTCACTGCCGACGATCATGCCAATTGGACAAATACGATTAATTATGAAACTACGACTAGGATAAGCGAATCCGTACCGAAGTATATCGTGGAATAA
- a CDS encoding S-adenosylmethionine decarboxylase: MSLKTKEQVKIVNRFSFLRSTIEINSTESGEAFLFTREAIPAGEVVAVWGGKAVHKNELAGLSGLSTPHRVHSDFYLVSPLHDDGIDSIHYIRQSVEPNCGFQGDITLVALRDIPAGEEITYHPAMKNPELAWARTEDAEIVRNRFNGSFPSYIQSRIDADPELKVYEPFKNGAWGLLTSIDLEGCDAALIRDADAIKRYVRELCDLIEMKRFGETVVVHFGEDERVAGYSMFQLIETSCISAHFANETNTSYIDIFSCKGYDPKVAAEFTREFFKGDAMRLTVTNRF, from the coding sequence ATGAGCCTAAAGACCAAAGAACAAGTAAAGATCGTTAACCGTTTTTCTTTTTTAAGAAGTACTATTGAAATCAATTCCACCGAGTCCGGTGAGGCTTTCCTCTTTACGAGAGAAGCCATTCCGGCGGGTGAAGTTGTAGCCGTCTGGGGAGGCAAGGCAGTTCATAAAAACGAACTGGCTGGACTTTCCGGGTTGTCTACCCCTCATCGGGTTCATAGCGACTTCTATCTAGTTTCTCCGCTTCATGATGATGGGATTGATTCGATTCACTACATTCGACAAAGTGTGGAACCGAACTGCGGATTTCAAGGCGACATTACTCTCGTAGCCCTGAGAGACATCCCCGCTGGCGAAGAAATCACCTATCATCCCGCGATGAAAAATCCGGAACTAGCTTGGGCACGTACGGAAGACGCTGAGATCGTGAGAAATCGCTTTAACGGAAGTTTCCCGTCGTACATCCAATCTAGAATCGACGCAGACCCTGAATTAAAGGTCTACGAGCCCTTCAAGAACGGTGCCTGGGGTCTTTTGACCTCCATCGATCTGGAAGGCTGTGACGCGGCTTTAATTCGCGATGCGGATGCGATCAAACGCTATGTTCGCGAACTTTGTGATCTAATCGAAATGAAACGCTTCGGTGAAACCGTAGTCGTTCATTTTGGAGAGGATGAAAGAGTCGCCGGATACTCCATGTTCCAACTCATAGAGACTTCCTGCATTTCCGCTCACTTCGCAAACGAAACCAATACTTCCTATATCGATATCTTTTCCTGCAAAGGGTACGATCCGAAAGTAGCGGCGGAATTTACTCGGGAATTCTTTAAAGGCGATGCGATGCGCCTGACTGTAACAAACCGCTTCTAG
- a CDS encoding LIC_20245 family lipoprotein, translating to MKHRFFFYSIFVILLLSVLLIAFWSPADNERKSELLQGGLSQDTVSRKESSLFDSSSGFVDFSGSTEEKVSDPNEPKIPEEKKSYLDKLSDEDRAKLYEQMYERFKPLADRFPNNRLIPRKISSEEAVKRKEEEDNYYRIQSDLLDRKEVSKEDMNFFLDTKLKRSDDMLEILKYSMENFEKSSASDRSTNSEYGKIVKERIENIEKSRGEVLASKKSNEN from the coding sequence ATGAAGCATCGATTTTTCTTTTATTCGATTTTTGTGATTCTACTTTTATCGGTGTTACTGATTGCCTTTTGGTCTCCTGCCGATAACGAAAGGAAGTCGGAGCTCCTTCAAGGCGGGCTCTCCCAAGATACCGTTTCCAGAAAGGAAAGTTCTCTTTTTGATAGCTCATCCGGGTTTGTGGATTTCTCCGGCTCTACGGAAGAAAAAGTCTCGGATCCGAACGAACCGAAGATCCCGGAAGAAAAAAAATCTTACTTGGATAAGTTGAGCGATGAAGACAGAGCAAAGCTTTATGAGCAGATGTACGAAAGGTTCAAACCGCTTGCGGATCGGTTCCCGAACAATCGATTGATTCCCCGTAAAATCTCTTCGGAAGAAGCCGTCAAACGCAAAGAAGAAGAGGATAATTACTATCGCATCCAGAGCGACCTTCTAGATAGAAAGGAGGTTTCCAAAGAGGATATGAATTTCTTTTTGGATACAAAATTGAAAAGATCGGACGATATGCTGGAAATTCTTAAGTATAGCATGGAGAACTTTGAAAAATCTTCCGCCTCCGATCGATCAACAAACAGCGAATACGGAAAAATAGTCAAAGAGAGAATCGAGAATATCGAAAAGAGCAGGGGGGAAGTTCTTGCATCAAAAAAAAGTAATGAAAATTAA